The genome window CCACGGTCACCAAATCCTTGTCGTTTATACTCAGCCGTCATCCAACTCTCAAACACCGAGTACAGCAAGGTAGTGCAAAGTCCGGCCAAAACTCTTCCCGCAAGCAACAGCAGTAAATTCCCGCTGAGCATGGTGACACAGGAAACTGAGTAAACCACACAGTAGCATTGGCACATGAACCTTTTGCCATACTTATCCGCCAGCGACTCCACGAACATAGCGCCTATTCCAGCGGAGACGAAACCGGTAGCAAAGAGAGTCGCGATGACAGGCTCTGATAGTTTATGTGTATTCTTCAGACAGCTGTATAAATAAGATGCCTACACTCGACCATTAGAAGTTAGATATCGCTCTATTGGGTGTTGTCCTTATCATTCAAACGCACCTGGAGCCATTCTGCAGCCATAGCCAAACCATAAACCCACAGAAACTTGTTGCGGAAGTTATAATATCTGTCACCAGTGGACTCGTGATCAATATCGTGGATCTCATCGTCGATCATATCAAGTCGATTGGCCTCGTCCGCCGAGCCTCCAACCGCCTTTGATGTCACATGTCTGTGATGCCAATAGGAAGCAGAAATGAGAGGTATTGAGACAATGATGAGAGTGATGGTGTAGTGATCCATAACTTGCCGACATGTCGGGATGTATTATGAAACAAGGACATCAATACCCAAAAAGTCGTGTATTACAGggaaaggcttggaagaAAAGGCTAAGAAAATTGGACGATGCCATCGTGGGAATACGAGACGGGGGCCGTGCAGAGGCGTTGACGTTTCATGCAGTACCCCTGATGTCTAAGCCTAGCCCCCATTGGTCTCTGTCGTAAAACACCGAAGTGGCTCCCGGGAATCCGGCAGAAAAGTCGAGACTGTGGGTCAGAAGGATCGACGTTTATCTTAATGCTGACGTAGGAGTCTTTCGTGAGCGAAAAAAGAAGACAGCTGATCGGTATcaagatataaataaagcaCTATTGGTATAATAGCCTGAAGAGATCTATCTAACTGACAAGACACCAAGCATGCCGAACTTATCATGTTGACAGGTAGATTGGTTCATCAAGAGAAAACAGCTTAACCTGGAGCGATCCACATTGCCGTTTATCCCGTCTCGGCAATTTGATCCGAACTTTACGTGTAGGACTAGCCCTATTAATCTGGAGTCCGCGTCTGCTCTGCGAACGGATCGTGCCACTTCAGGTGAAACCCAAAACAGCAGTGGAAAGGGGATAATTACCTCAATTCACTATGAGAAAACTCATGGCCAATATCAGCTGCGTGGAGTATTCTTGATGTGAGTTCTGTTTTACATTTCTCACTACCCTACATCGATTGTAGGATTCATGCTGAAAATCCATCCAGTTTCCCGAGACCCACTTCATCACAGCCATGTCTCACAGACTGATCACAATCACCTTTATCTTCGCGACATTACTGCTCTGTACTATACTATTCACGAGATCATCCCCTCACGTCTCAACATCGCTATCTTTACAAAATCATGCAGCGGTCTTTAGTAACGATCCTCATCTAAACTCAAGACTCGCTCATGCCGAAAAGCTATGGAAACGCTCTATCAAAGCTCGCGAAGAAATGGCCCAAGTAGTTGGCTATGATGCAAAGTTTCCCGACGGATACATGAACCCGTTCAACGTATGGGACTTTGCTCgcccaagcttcttctgtcCTCACGATCTTGAGCGCGTTGGGTCAATCAGTGATGGCGGCAAGATAATCTGCGGTATGTCGCGCTATGAGAAGGAATGCCCTGGCCCATCGTCAGACTCAAACAAGGCACGGGAACTCATCGTCTACTCATTCGGGGTGAGTGACGACTCCTCTTTTGAGGCAGAACTACTCCAGCGCACGAATGCTCGTATATGGGGATACGACGGCACCGTTGATAAGTGGGCGCAGCAAGTTCCCGAGTTTATATGGTCGCGTGCCAAATTTCAAAAAGCGATGATTGGAAAGGTATCAGACAGCAAGGCTAGACCGCCTGTGCTTTCGATACAGGATCTTATGAAGATAAATGGGCATTCTTATGTTGATCTTATCAAGATGGACATAGAGGGAGCCGAGTTTGACGCTCTCACGTCGCTGATTGAATCTGTCAAAGAGCAGAGGAAGAATGGAAATGCGACTTTGCCTTTTGGTCAGTTGTTGGTCGAGATGCATCTTAAGAAAGCACCAGAAGGCGTCACGGTTCCAAACGACCTTAGATCCTGGTTGAAGTGGTGGTATTCTCTAGAGGCGATGGGCTTGAGGCCAGTGAGCAATGAGGACAACTGGATTGGCGACAGGGTATATGGTATGCCCAGATTCATGGAGGTACGTCTCATATCTATTTAGCTGTGGCTTACGTCCGATCTTACTGACAATCATTTATAGTACACATTTATCAATGCAATGGATAAGGAGCGGAATTTGTTACTGTGGACATGAAAGATGAAGCCTTAAATTCAAACTATAGAcataatatttataagacCATATAGTTCTGTCAATTCTTAGAACCCTAGCTGAAATCAGGCTGACTTGGGGTCTTGAGGCCACTTGTCCAAAGTAGCCTTCTTTCCAGTCAACGTGACTTCGATCTTCGCTTGCGTAGGCTCATCCAGCAACAGGGTGTAAGTCCCCGGATAAACAACCAAATCACCATTCTCTCCCCTTCGTGCAATGTTATCCAACGTCCACTCAAGTGAGATATCCTTCGTCGAAGATGGCGCGACATCATGCAAGCGACCATAAGCCGCAAGTGTCTTGAGCGGATACGGCTTCGGCCCAACTTCACTCTTGATAAAGACGAGAGACACAAAGTCAGAGGTAATACTACCAGTGTTCTTGATGCTGACTTGAATGGGGGGCAGAGCACAAGTATCAGAGTATTGAGCACTGCAgcccttgagaagcttctggaTGTCAAAGTTCAACTTGTTGGACTTGAACTTGGCTTTGAAGGTAGTGTAGTGGAGTCCAAAGCCATAGGGCAGAACTGCAGTAGAGTACCAGCGATAAGTCCTTCCTGGCAATGACTTGGTAGGTCTCAGGTCCATGTTGGTCATGCCAATTTGCTCAGTGTATTTACTGGGATACTGCGTGACGGGTAGTCGACCCGCTGGACTCTTTCGTCCGGTGAGTAAGTCCATGACCGCAGTACCGCCATCTTGACCAGGGTAGTTTACCCAAAGAATActgttgatcttcttgttcttcaaaaGAGCAGTGTCATCGACTTGATCACCTAGCTGAATCACAACCAATGGCTTGCCGAGACTAGAGAGCTTTTGGAGAAGAGTCAACTGGCTCTCGGGCCAGTCAAGATTTTCGCGGTCTCTGTCCTCGCCTGCGGCTGAAGCGTCGAGACCTCCAAAGTACAGGATGTAATCAGATTTCTtcgcagcagcaacagcattGGTAGTCCAGTTATCATGGGAGGAGCTGTTCTGCAGTGTTGGGCCCCAGGCCAAGTTGGtgtcaagaccaagcttctcagctgCGTACAGCGGGCTATGGAGGAATGGAGCACGTCCACTATATCCGCCCTGGAGCTTGGATGTGTCGTTGGACCAGAATCCAATCAAAGCAACGCTATCCTTTTTCTTGAGCTTAAGGGGTAGCGTACCATCGTTCTTTAAAAGAACTGCACCCTCGACAGCAGACCTGAGTGCTAGGTCCTGTGcctccttggtgttgacatcGGCAAAGCTGAGCGAGTTCCATTGTGCTTTGGCGCCGTCGAAAAAACCAGTATGAACAAGACCTTCGAAAAGACGTTTCAACGAACGATCCATGAGCTTCTCGGTCAAGAGACCTTGCTTATAGGAATCGGAGACGTCGCTGGTAGTAGTATACTCGCAGCTGGAGTCCATTCCATTCTCAAAAGCCACCTGGGCACCTTCAGCGTTCGTCTTGACATACTTGTGATTCTGCCAAATATCCTGCATAGCTCCACAATCACTAGTGATCCAGTTGTTATCTCTTGTCCAGTTCCAGTGCCCTCTGAGGATAGTCTCCTGAAGATACGAGTTTGCGCACGCAGGGATGCCATTGACGGCGTTGTAAGCGCACATGATGGAGCCAACCTTGGCATCGCGAGTACACTCTTGGAAAGGTCTGACGTAGTACTCAGCCAAGTCTTGAGGAATAATCTTGGCATCAAAGTCGTGACGGGTAAAACCTCCCCAATCCTCGAAGTCGTTACCGGCGTAATGCTTGCAAGTCGCAACAATACGTCGCTGCTCCTTATCGCCTTCAAGACCTCTAACGATGTACCGAGCATAGCGGCTGACATGAAGAGCATCTTCACCGGGAGTTTCGGAGCCACGACCCCATCGTGGATCTTTGAAGGGGTTGACATTGGGTGTCCAGAAGTCAACTCCGCGCCAGCCACCGTTGGTGAACGCACGCGCTTCGGTGCCGACGACATTGCCGATGTCATGAATCAAATCATCATCGAAAGCAGCTGCCATGAGAAGAGGCATGGGAAACGATGTGGCGGCGTTGTAGGGAGGGGTATCAGCAAAGCGACCACCTGGAGATCCAGCGAGGCCATGGAGGGCTTCGTTCCACCAGTTGTACCTTGGAAGTCCGATCCTTGGTGCACCAGTTGCATTACTACTCTAAGTCAACTCCGATCCCCAAATAGTGATTATGGGCGAGTGTCTTACCTGACCAGATTGCCCACTTTCTCTTCGGGCGTCAGAGCAGCGACCAAAGCAGCAGCTCTTTTAGCAGGGGATAACGACGTATCGCAAATTCCATTCTTGCTCAGAGGTCCTTTCGTACAGTCGGGCAAGGTGTAAGGCGTAGCAGCTGTAGCTAGCCCATTCAAAAGAGAAAGCGATAAAGCGCTGGCAGCGACCTGAAGATTGAGCAACATTGTGTCACTCGGCCTGAAGAACAACCTTGTCTTGGCCAAAAGCTCTTGTACTCTCTGTGTGcttttatactttattacTCACTCGGCTTGATCATTTAATGATCTTCCCATCCGGTTACCGCGGTCATGCATATGCTCATTTGGGGCTCACCATAGCCGAGCAAATAAAAACTCAATGACGCAGTGTTCTCAGAACGGCATATGGAACGATCGGCAATTGTCTAACCCCAGTTGAAGCCTATCGGATATTATCACTGAGTGCGGGGAGCCGCGGGGATGCGGGGAGTAGAGAGTGCAGTTTCAGGCAAAATACGGACTGATGCAACACTATAAATAGCCTAATAGCAAAGCTTTTAATAAAAGCATAATACATTGAAGAATAAGGTCACGATCAGCAGGCGTTTATTGTGGTGGTTGTGTCTATCAGGGTTAGAAAGCTTACGGAGATTAGGAGAAGTTAAATATTGGTGCGCTTGGACTTGAGAAATGCAAAGGGTCACGGCTAATATACAAGAAACCGTCGGGCACTCGGCCCTTTTCAAGCTCGGAAGCCTGATATCGGCTCCTATTTTCTCCCCATTGAGGAGCATTCACCTCGATATACCGCTCGTACGTCCCATCGGCAGCTTTAAAACCACGTGAGCTGATAGCTCTCTGAGGGTTAAAATCTGCACTATCACGATGATGCTGGACGCGGTAATGCACAGGGCTCATACCGTTCTCCAGACGTTACTCAAGTCTGAACCTTATGCGCTCTCTGATAAGTTTGTTGCAAAGGCTCACCCTGTTTCCAATGTGCAAAAGATACTCCAGTCCCGGTTAAAAGGACAGTATCGAGAAGTAGAGAGTCTGGTCGAATCTTATCGACTTCGGAGCATGCTTCAAGACGAGATTATTGTGGGCGAGGGCGCCATACAGGTTTGACTTGTGGTTTTCATACTATTAAACTTGgaattataatttaagaaCTTAATTTAAAAATCAAATCTTCTCTTGTCCTTCCATGCTCAACGCAGCCAGGCAGAGTCTCAAGAGGGAATTAGCTTGACCCGGTTtctcttcaatcttgacCATCCCTAGCTCGATCTCGTGCTCCATGCTCTTCAAGCACTTCAGAGTCTCGTCGAAGCCGCAAGACGACGCAATGCACTTGATCATATGATCCTTGACCTTCCTGGACAGCGGCCGAGCCTCAGCGGTCGCGCTGGCTGGGCACTGTCTAAAGACGACGAGGATTTGACCCCGAAACTCAGGATGCTTCTCAATGCCGCATACGATGGGGAACGAGAACTTGCCCTCGTCCATGTCCTCGGCGAAGCCCTTTTGGGACGCGTAGGCACTGAAGTTCAGATAGTCATCGTGAATCTGGTAGAAGACTACAACCTTTATTACGCGGTCCATTGCACGAACGAGTATGAACTTTATAACATGATGGTAGGTATTCGTTGTGTGTTTCCACTGAGATATTGGTTCTGACTATGACGCTCCAGGTCGACCCATATTAAATCACCAAtcttcttccctctggtAAGAACAGCACTGGTATGCCTCTCGCACCTTACGCCGACTCCAacgtcaagatcaacaacaagccGCTCCTCAGTATTTCAGTCGTCTGGATGCTCTAATCATGGCCATGAAGAGCTTTAAGGATCAGAGTTGCATTGAACCATGGAGAGTTCTCTATCCAGATTGTCATATTAACTCCCTGCAGGATGCAATGAACAGCAAGTATAACAATTTCTACCTCCAAGATGCAGAGAAGAGTTCTATTAGCTTTAAAATGTGTTTTCCGGGCTATATCATAACTCCAGAAGGCTCTCGGGAACCCTTTACTTATCAAGGCTATTAATTATAGACCTAGATAAGCTTTTCTTCTCTAGCTCTATAGGTTAGCCTTTAAGGATATACCAAAcaagtatctctaaagtcttAAATAGTTTAAAcatttattttacttattaactagCCTCAACCTTCCTCCTTTAACTTAGGTTATATGCACTGTATTTGCTAGACTGCTATGGAAGTTTGATCTCCGGATTTTGGATAAAAGTAGAAAATGGATCGACCAGGAAATCTTCCTTATATGGGAGAAAGGACCGTTGGAGTTATAGCAGCCTCGCAATATCATTCTCCGCCCTAAGGGGCAAGTATGGATTAGATTGGTATTGTGTAAGACCTTACATTAAAATCTTTGAGTATTTAGGATGCCGATGTAATCTTAAGGTCCCGCGACTGCTCCCGGTGGGTGAGGTTGAATCGTGTCAGTTTATCAGGAGTGTGTAGATGGTAGTACAATCTTATGATACTATGTGTTGCACGTTGTTTGCCCAATTATTAAAGAGCTGGGAAAAGCTGAAAATAGCAACGGCGTGTTTTTATTGAGTCACGATTGATTCCATGCTCTGAAATAGTCGTCTCCATATCCAACCAGATATTGGCTAACTATGAGCCTGCCAACGCCGCAATTCTACTGATGTAATGTTGAGATATAATGCGCAGCAGGATAGCGATAGATACATTTGCAAAAATATCACCCAACTGGCCAACAGCTGCCGGTCCGTGAAACTCAAATACGCCAAGTGCTGCGTTATCCTCAAAGGTGTTTCCTCCAGATGCCTCAAAGGTGGCGATAGGCCAGCCTTGACCTGAAACAGGGACAAGCTCCCAGCTTCCAAAGTCACTCTCGGAAAAGGCTTTAACTATCTGTCTCAGTGTTGATGTTTGTTgtgccttcttctttctccaCTGCC of Fusarium oxysporum Fo47 chromosome I, complete sequence contains these proteins:
- a CDS encoding glycoside hydrolase superfamily, giving the protein MLLNLQVAASALSLSLLNGLATAATPYTLPDCTKGPLSKNGICDTSLSPAKRAAALVAALTPEEKVGNLVSNATGAPRIGLPRYNWWNEALHGLAGSPGGRFADTPPYNAATSFPMPLLMAAAFDDDLIHDIGNVVGTEARAFTNGGWRGVDFWTPNVNPFKDPRWGRGSETPGEDALHVSRYARPFQECTRDAKVGSIMCAYNAVNGIPACANSYLQETILRGHWNWTRDNNWITSDCGAMQDIWQNHKYVKTNAEGAQVAFENGMDSSCEYTTTSDVSDSYKQGLLTEKLMDRSLKRLFEGLVHTGFFDGAKAQWNSLSFADVNTKEAQDLALRSAVEGAVLLKNDGTLPLKLKKKDSVALIGFWSNDTSKLQGGYSGRAPFLHSPLYAAEKLGLDTNLAWGPTLQNSSSHDNWTTNAVAAAKKSDYILYFGGLDASAAGEDRDRENLDWPESQLTLLQKLSSLGKPLVVIQLGDQVDDTALLKNKKINSILWVNYPGQDGGTAVMDLLTGRKSPAGRLPVTQYPSKYTEQIGMTNMDLRPTKSLPGRTYRWYSTAVLPYGFGLHYTTFKAKFKSNKLNFDIQKLLKGCSAQYSDTCALPPIQVSIKNTGSITSDFVSLVFIKSEVGPKPYPLKTLAAYGRLHDVAPSSTKDISLEWTLDNIARRGENGDLVVYPGTYTLLLDEPTQAKIEVTLTGKKATLDKWPQDPKSA